One genomic segment of Desulfomicrobium sp. ZS1 includes these proteins:
- a CDS encoding acyl-[acyl-carrier-protein] thioesterase, whose product MNIDGAMVFEQNRKIQIYHTDATGRITLSALCRFAQESAGGHAERLGLGMKQLAAQNTAWVLREQAMHVSRYPELGEVLRISTWPTRAERILCHRDYRICDEKGQLVARGTSAWLGLDLATRHPRKADSFFYLPAELMPESVFDQPLAALQAPQDDCFADIRTVRASDMDGLGHMNNLRYLDWIADHLALFGMKTPFSCVRIRHAREVRDGEKVEVRHAVTDEGAVLLQMRHRGHAKEVCLARLDLGSARHAAGE is encoded by the coding sequence ATGAATATTGATGGCGCGATGGTTTTTGAACAAAACAGAAAAATACAAATCTACCATACGGACGCAACCGGCAGGATAACGCTTTCGGCTCTGTGCCGTTTTGCCCAGGAGAGTGCAGGAGGGCACGCCGAGCGGCTCGGGCTTGGCATGAAGCAGCTGGCTGCACAGAACACGGCGTGGGTGCTGCGCGAACAGGCCATGCATGTATCGCGGTATCCCGAACTTGGCGAAGTGCTGCGAATTTCGACGTGGCCTACCCGGGCCGAAAGGATTCTCTGCCATCGCGATTACCGCATCTGTGATGAAAAAGGTCAGTTGGTCGCTCGGGGGACGAGTGCCTGGCTCGGGCTGGACCTTGCCACAAGGCACCCGCGCAAGGCCGATTCCTTTTTTTATTTGCCGGCCGAGCTAATGCCGGAGTCGGTCTTTGATCAGCCGCTTGCGGCACTGCAGGCACCGCAGGATGATTGCTTCGCGGATATTCGCACTGTTCGCGCAAGCGACATGGATGGCCTCGGGCACATGAACAATTTGCGCTATCTTGACTGGATTGCGGACCATCTGGCCCTATTCGGCATGAAAACGCCTTTTAGCTGCGTGCGCATTCGTCACGCGCGGGAGGTCAGGGACGGGGAAAAGGTCGAGGTGCGGCATGCGGTGACAGACGAGGGCGCCGTGCTTCTGCAGATGCGCCACCGTGGGCATGCGAAGGAGGTCTGTCTTGCGCGTCTGGATTTGGGCTCAGCGAGGCACGCCGCGGGGGAATGA
- a CDS encoding response regulator yields the protein MSRSHIVIVDDEARFRDTMAKILEHKRFVVSLVENGDKALEFLETISPDVVLLDVRMPGLNGEEALPRILAMKPKTKVIILTGHGEERAARRAFKAGAFDYLCKPCDVGVLVARIYDAVRPVPEIRERERTIAELMIPIDEYTCVQASSTVREGIERLKIAAENFVSKGLVMECGHRAVLVFEGEELVGVLNMRNLIQALRPDYVAAAHGGTNHAVKYSGMFWQGLFNSRVCDLESRCVRDIMNPRSPVVDCEANLMQVADLLYEENRRRVAVERDGRIVGVVREQELFHEISRLVLQCS from the coding sequence GTGAGTAGGTCCCATATTGTGATTGTGGACGATGAAGCGCGTTTTCGGGATACGATGGCAAAAATTCTGGAACACAAGCGCTTTGTGGTCAGTTTGGTGGAAAATGGCGATAAAGCTTTGGAATTTCTGGAGACAATCAGTCCCGACGTTGTTCTTCTCGACGTGCGGATGCCGGGGTTGAACGGAGAGGAAGCCTTGCCGCGAATTTTGGCTATGAAGCCGAAGACCAAGGTCATCATCCTTACCGGACACGGCGAAGAGCGGGCCGCGCGAAGAGCATTCAAGGCCGGAGCGTTCGATTACCTGTGCAAGCCCTGCGATGTGGGTGTCCTTGTGGCCCGCATATATGACGCCGTCCGCCCGGTGCCTGAAATCCGGGAGCGGGAGCGGACGATCGCCGAACTCATGATTCCCATCGACGAGTACACCTGCGTGCAGGCTTCAAGCACTGTCAGGGAGGGCATAGAGCGTCTCAAGATCGCGGCGGAGAATTTCGTTTCCAAAGGCCTGGTCATGGAATGTGGTCATCGGGCGGTGTTGGTCTTTGAAGGGGAAGAGTTGGTGGGCGTTCTGAACATGCGCAATCTTATCCAGGCGCTCCGGCCGGACTATGTCGCAGCCGCGCACGGTGGGACGAATCACGCTGTGAAATATTCAGGAATGTTCTGGCAGGGGCTTTTCAACTCGCGGGTGTGCGATCTTGAGTCCAGATGCGTGCGCGACATCATGAACCCAAGGTCCCCGGTGGTGGATTGCGAAGCCAATCTGATGCAGGTGGCCGACCTTTTGTATGAAGAGAACCGTCGTCGCGTGGCCGTCGAGCGGGACGGCAGGATTGTGGGCGTCGTGCGCGAGCAGGAGCTCTTTCACGAAATTTCACGCCTAGTCTTGCAGTGCTCATAG
- a CDS encoding PilZ domain-containing protein: MFEKRKWPRVLCLELCEMHPGADSARKQSSRVLNYSYNGLLLETDMPLGKGQYVKIDVRGKTMENALTGLGRRVGKVRWCSPRPEQLSGYFAVGVEMLGGVSEEAPSCETLR, encoded by the coding sequence ATGTTTGAAAAAAGAAAATGGCCACGAGTCCTCTGTCTGGAACTTTGCGAGATGCACCCCGGCGCCGACAGCGCCCGAAAGCAATCCTCACGTGTTCTCAACTACAGCTATAACGGGCTTCTGCTTGAAACGGACATGCCGCTTGGCAAGGGGCAATACGTCAAGATCGACGTACGGGGAAAGACCATGGAGAACGCGCTGACAGGACTTGGCAGACGCGTAGGAAAGGTACGGTGGTGCTCGCCCCGGCCCGAACAGCTGTCCGGCTATTTTGCAGTGGGCGTCGAGATGCTCGGCGGCGTAAGCGAGGAAGCTCCCAGCTGCGAAACACTCCGCTAA
- a CDS encoding peptidoglycan DD-metalloendopeptidase family protein yields MTKKNRHKIRRPANLSLKRKPVSSRLTMPFFALLGVTLIGAAIFFNFLAPNETQSSIDWSVQGITTRHEYQYEDIKDDGEFADPQQEDQELPEAYALREPEITRMSDTIKSGDTPSTLLGGHLGLPEIYSLCNESKDFYPLDNLRAGQPWTMIYSNKALIGLEYEIDSNERLVVSLTDSGYEFRREAIPYEMETKTVSGVVESSLFGAVTTAGENEELALRLGNVFAYDVDFTRDLRTGDSFKVIIEKKSREGKFVGYGQLAAASFTNQGQTYYAYQYTDKKGNTAYYDEKGRPLRKAFLKSPLPFTRISSGYSMSRMHPILKYRRPHQGIDYAAPTGTPISTVADGIIAQVGSNKSQGRFVRVIHSNGYETIYNHMSKFAKVSKKGAKVKQGATIGYVGSTGYATGPHLDFRMRQNGKLINPLKLKTMPAEPIASKEMPAFKAVVAAYKAQLEEPVQSAKLEQAPAFNP; encoded by the coding sequence ATGACAAAAAAGAATCGACATAAAATTCGCCGACCGGCCAACCTGTCCCTGAAGCGCAAACCCGTGTCTTCTCGGCTGACCATGCCTTTCTTCGCCCTCCTGGGGGTGACGCTCATCGGGGCCGCCATTTTCTTCAACTTCCTCGCGCCAAATGAAACCCAGTCCAGCATCGACTGGAGCGTTCAAGGCATAACCACCCGGCACGAATACCAATACGAAGATATCAAAGACGACGGGGAGTTTGCAGACCCGCAACAGGAAGACCAGGAACTGCCCGAAGCGTACGCCCTGCGGGAACCTGAAATCACCCGCATGAGCGACACTATAAAAAGCGGAGATACGCCTTCGACGCTTCTGGGAGGCCACCTTGGACTTCCAGAGATCTATTCCCTGTGCAACGAAAGCAAAGATTTCTATCCCCTGGACAATCTCAGGGCTGGCCAGCCCTGGACCATGATCTATTCCAACAAGGCCTTGATCGGTCTGGAATACGAGATCGATTCAAACGAACGCCTGGTCGTTTCCCTGACCGATTCCGGCTATGAATTCCGGCGCGAAGCCATCCCCTACGAAATGGAGACCAAAACCGTATCGGGAGTGGTCGAGAGCAGCCTGTTCGGAGCGGTGACCACCGCCGGCGAAAATGAAGAACTGGCCCTGCGGCTGGGCAATGTTTTCGCCTATGACGTCGACTTCACGCGAGATCTGCGCACTGGAGACTCGTTCAAGGTCATCATCGAAAAGAAATCCCGGGAAGGCAAATTCGTCGGGTACGGACAACTCGCGGCGGCCAGTTTCACCAACCAGGGTCAGACCTACTACGCCTACCAATATACGGATAAAAAAGGCAACACGGCCTATTACGACGAAAAAGGACGCCCGTTGCGCAAGGCCTTCCTCAAATCACCGCTGCCCTTCACACGCATCTCTTCTGGCTACTCCATGAGCCGCATGCACCCCATTCTGAAATACCGACGTCCGCACCAGGGCATCGATTACGCCGCGCCCACCGGAACCCCGATCAGCACGGTCGCCGACGGCATCATCGCGCAGGTGGGCTCCAACAAGTCCCAGGGCCGATTCGTACGCGTGATCCACAGCAACGGCTATGAGACCATCTACAATCACATGAGCAAATTCGCCAAAGTCTCCAAAAAAGGGGCGAAAGTGAAGCAGGGCGCGACCATCGGCTATGTCGGCAGCACCGGATACGCCACCGGCCCGCATCTTGACTTCCGCATGAGGCAAAACGGCAAGCTCATCAACCCCTTGAAGCTCAAAACCATGCCGGCCGAGCCCATTGCGAGCAAGGAAATGCCGGCCTTCAAGGCTGTGGTGGCCGCGTACAAAGCCCAGCTCGAAGAGCCCGTGCAGTCCGCAAAACTGGAGCAGGCCCCCGCATTCAATCCATAG
- a CDS encoding diguanylate cyclase translates to MPPFPSKNTILIVDDEPVNIRALQIVLGDEHNLTYATTGEMALEMAHAEPQPDLILMDIVMPGLDGFEVCAELKKSDKTRNIPVVFLTAKWETSEEAKGLELGAVDYIRKPFSPPIIRARIRNHLELKRNRDLLENLSTLDGLTNIPNRRRFDEIYIQEWNRALRTKSPLSLLFIDIDHFKNYNDLYGHMAGDDCLKAVARVLQSSLGRPADFLARFGGEEFIILLPDTKEQGCLHLAENIRCALKELHIEHLDSSVADYLTVSIGAVTCNDVTQCDRSFLLEQADKLLYQAKHEGRNCVRAKSVVCKKTS, encoded by the coding sequence GTGCCCCCTTTTCCGAGCAAAAACACGATATTGATCGTTGATGACGAACCCGTCAACATCCGGGCCCTCCAAATCGTCCTGGGAGATGAGCATAACCTGACCTACGCCACCACGGGAGAAATGGCTTTGGAAATGGCTCACGCAGAGCCACAGCCGGACCTCATCCTCATGGACATCGTCATGCCCGGCCTGGACGGCTTTGAAGTTTGCGCCGAACTCAAAAAAAGCGACAAGACCCGCAACATCCCCGTCGTTTTTCTCACCGCCAAATGGGAAACCAGCGAAGAGGCCAAGGGACTTGAGCTCGGAGCCGTGGACTATATCCGCAAGCCTTTCAGCCCTCCGATCATTCGCGCCCGGATACGCAATCATCTGGAACTCAAAAGAAATCGTGACCTGCTCGAAAACCTGTCCACCCTCGACGGACTGACCAACATTCCCAACCGGCGCCGGTTTGACGAAATATACATCCAGGAATGGAACAGGGCGCTGCGTACAAAATCACCGCTGTCCCTGCTTTTCATCGATATCGACCACTTCAAGAACTACAATGACCTCTACGGCCACATGGCCGGCGACGACTGTCTCAAGGCCGTGGCCCGGGTTCTTCAGTCTTCTCTGGGCCGTCCGGCCGACTTTTTGGCCCGCTTCGGCGGGGAGGAATTCATTATCCTGCTTCCGGACACAAAAGAGCAGGGTTGTCTCCACCTGGCAGAAAATATCCGCTGCGCTCTGAAGGAATTACATATCGAACACCTGGATTCTTCGGTCGCCGATTACCTCACCGTGTCTATTGGGGCGGTGACCTGCAACGACGTCACCCAGTGCGACCGCTCCTTTCTCCTGGAACAAGCGGACAAGCTGCTCTATCAGGCAAAACACGAAGGCCGGAATTGTGTCAGGGCGAAAAGCGTAGTCTGTAAGAAGACAAGCTGA
- a CDS encoding TetR/AcrR family transcriptional regulator, translating to MATGPTKKELLLKAAKELFSEHGYSETTFKKISERAGVALGLLTHHFGNKEKLFLTAGLDVVHELVQTMRTNLQGVPNGLEAVRLFAKTYFDFARNPRQDFMVLVRCSPFSDLKTVEDKDVMIRKFSELYDILEECVERGVHDGSIRSLDPHKTSVVVFCNLVGGIRHGLLTPYGDDGLFDDIVEFVIYGLKAR from the coding sequence ATGGCCACGGGACCGACCAAAAAAGAACTGCTGCTCAAGGCTGCCAAAGAACTGTTCAGCGAACACGGTTATTCGGAAACGACGTTCAAGAAAATCTCAGAACGGGCCGGCGTGGCTCTTGGACTTCTAACCCACCACTTCGGCAACAAGGAAAAACTCTTCCTCACAGCCGGCCTCGATGTCGTCCACGAACTCGTACAGACCATGCGCACCAACCTGCAAGGCGTTCCCAATGGCCTTGAAGCGGTCCGGCTCTTCGCCAAAACCTATTTTGATTTTGCCCGCAATCCACGCCAGGATTTCATGGTTTTGGTGCGCTGCTCTCCATTCAGCGATCTGAAGACCGTCGAAGACAAGGATGTGATGATCCGCAAATTCTCGGAACTTTACGACATCCTGGAAGAATGCGTCGAGCGCGGGGTGCACGACGGCAGCATCCGCAGTCTCGACCCTCACAAAACCTCGGTTGTCGTTTTCTGCAACCTGGTCGGCGGCATCAGGCACGGTCTGCTGACCCCCTACGGGGATGATGGTCTGTTCGACGATATCGTCGAATTTGTCATTTACGGACTCAAAGCGAGATAA
- a CDS encoding type 1 glutamine amidotransferase domain-containing protein, whose protein sequence is MELTGKKFVLLVETQFNDHEFWYPYFRLKEAGAQVVVVSGKAGQSYEGKYGTPAKSEKAPTDINVAEFAGIIVPGGYAPDHMRRDQNTVSLVRAFDQQGKIVAAICHAGWVLVSAGILKGRTVTSFFAIKDDLVNAGAKWQDHEVVIDRNMITSRTPDDLPAFMRAIIAACKS, encoded by the coding sequence ATGGAACTGACAGGAAAGAAATTCGTGCTTCTGGTTGAAACACAGTTCAACGACCATGAATTCTGGTACCCCTATTTCAGACTCAAGGAGGCCGGAGCGCAGGTCGTGGTGGTTTCGGGCAAGGCCGGCCAGAGCTATGAGGGCAAATACGGAACTCCGGCCAAATCCGAAAAAGCTCCGACAGATATCAATGTGGCTGAATTCGCGGGGATCATCGTTCCCGGCGGATACGCCCCCGACCACATGCGCCGGGATCAGAACACGGTCAGCCTGGTCAGGGCCTTCGACCAGCAGGGCAAGATCGTCGCGGCCATCTGCCATGCGGGCTGGGTGCTTGTTTCGGCGGGTATTCTCAAGGGGCGCACCGTGACCTCCTTTTTTGCCATCAAGGACGATCTGGTCAACGCCGGGGCCAAATGGCAGGACCACGAGGTCGTCATCGACAGGAACATGATCACCAGCCGCACGCCCGATGATCTCCCCGCTTTCATGCGAGCCATCATCGCCGCCTGCAAATCCTGA